The proteins below are encoded in one region of Deltaproteobacteria bacterium:
- the nuoB gene encoding NADH-quinone oxidoreductase subunit NuoB: protein MFKILKTRLQQGYRTSAYPAQAPVLPDRFRGRPVLDASKCVEECRACVEACPTDAIARTATGPRLDLGRCLFCTDCTQACPEEAIRFTQDHRLAVRARQDLVMDGDTLRLARALDDSARRLFGRSLNLRQVSAGGCNACEADVNVLNTVVFDLGRFGVQFVASPRHADGLLITGPVTRNMQFALRKTYDAVPAPKIVLAVGACAISGGPFIDHPEVHNGADSVVPVDLYIPGCPPHPFTILDGLLRLLGRIHDQQSSSS, encoded by the coding sequence ATGTTCAAAATCCTCAAGACCCGCCTTCAGCAAGGCTATCGGACGAGTGCCTATCCGGCCCAAGCGCCGGTCTTGCCGGATCGTTTCCGCGGCCGCCCGGTGCTCGATGCCAGCAAATGTGTGGAGGAGTGCCGCGCCTGCGTGGAGGCATGTCCCACCGACGCCATCGCAAGAACCGCAACTGGACCTCGGTTGGACCTCGGGCGCTGTCTGTTCTGCACGGACTGCACCCAAGCCTGCCCGGAAGAGGCGATTCGCTTCACCCAGGATCATCGACTGGCCGTGCGCGCCCGCCAGGATCTCGTGATGGACGGCGACACGCTGCGGCTCGCTCGGGCACTGGACGACTCTGCCCGACGCCTCTTCGGTCGGTCACTCAATCTCCGCCAAGTCAGCGCCGGCGGCTGCAACGCCTGTGAAGCCGATGTGAATGTGTTGAATACCGTCGTGTTCGACCTGGGACGCTTTGGCGTGCAGTTTGTCGCCTCGCCACGTCACGCCGATGGGTTGTTGATTACCGGACCGGTGACTCGCAACATGCAGTTCGCTTTACGAAAAACCTACGACGCCGTCCCCGCGCCCAAGATCGTGCTGGCCGTCGGTGCCTGCGCGATTTCCGGCGGTCCTTTTATCGATCATCCAGAAGTGCACAACGGTGCCGATTCGGTCGTGCCAGTAGATCTTTACATTCCGGGCTGCCCACCGCATCCGTTTACCATTCTTGATGGACTCTTGCGGCTCCTCGGCCGTATCCACGACCAGCAGAGTTCCTCGTCGTGA
- a CDS encoding alpha/beta hydrolase translates to MRNLLLWLGVALLASTGLSACSSQSDKDCVRLTPSSRRCARPGFAADPPPPASLPTVSAAPASTVSVAPSPSAAWSITTPEHPLAGLPTLRETVWTSARPPFDTYDFVALRCIAMGEQGQRLPERPVVVLFPGAHQHGEIIEPREQADWRLYLAARGIETWTVDYRTHYVTREQILDSRFMQAWTTEAFVDDAVAAIRQVREVSGQAKVFVGGFGLGATFAALAAARTGGEGIAGIVLLDGYVLDPLDADAFYRQRPPTPNWFADDLEGHYLPYKRWIKILQDVIDDPNGPDFFPEPMFDNRAQALAHFLYVSSAFGGRGGLSNAKNGRADVVALARMFQRQDRYWPRAQNHGGFELKRHLAGARFDYETAFKTLQLPLLAFSSDTMDNAGMAWSERVHFTAQATSTSDVEFRVLHDWGHLDILFGSEAAQEVFAPMAEWIGRHAGGERRQEGASAPGQKRLPIRKMEK, encoded by the coding sequence ATGCGAAACCTTCTGCTCTGGTTAGGAGTCGCGCTGTTGGCGAGCACCGGCCTGTCTGCTTGTAGCTCGCAATCGGACAAGGATTGTGTCCGCCTCACTCCGTCTTCCCGCCGTTGCGCTAGGCCGGGTTTTGCCGCCGATCCGCCTCCGCCTGCGTCACTGCCAACGGTCAGTGCCGCTCCAGCCTCGACTGTTTCTGTTGCTCCGTCTCCGTCTGCCGCTTGGTCAATCACGACACCAGAGCATCCCCTTGCCGGTCTGCCTACACTACGAGAAACTGTGTGGACTTCCGCCCGCCCGCCGTTCGACACCTACGACTTCGTGGCGCTTCGTTGCATTGCCATGGGAGAGCAAGGGCAACGTTTGCCCGAGCGCCCGGTGGTGGTCTTGTTTCCCGGTGCTCATCAGCATGGCGAAATTATCGAGCCGCGCGAGCAAGCGGACTGGCGTCTCTACCTAGCCGCACGTGGCATCGAAACCTGGACAGTCGATTACCGCACGCATTACGTGACACGCGAACAGATTCTCGATTCTCGCTTCATGCAAGCCTGGACGACCGAAGCCTTCGTCGATGACGCTGTCGCCGCCATCCGGCAGGTACGTGAGGTCAGCGGACAGGCGAAAGTTTTCGTCGGCGGCTTTGGCTTGGGAGCGACGTTCGCGGCATTGGCGGCAGCGCGTACCGGTGGCGAAGGCATCGCCGGCATCGTGCTTCTCGATGGCTATGTGCTCGATCCTCTTGACGCTGACGCTTTCTACCGCCAACGTCCGCCCACGCCGAACTGGTTTGCCGATGACTTGGAAGGGCATTATCTCCCGTACAAGCGGTGGATTAAAATTCTTCAAGACGTGATCGACGACCCCAACGGTCCAGACTTTTTCCCCGAGCCGATGTTCGACAACCGGGCGCAGGCGTTGGCTCACTTTCTCTATGTGTCGAGCGCTTTCGGTGGGCGTGGAGGATTATCCAATGCCAAAAACGGACGCGCCGATGTCGTGGCCCTTGCGCGCATGTTCCAGCGGCAAGATCGCTATTGGCCGCGCGCGCAGAACCATGGTGGGTTCGAGCTGAAGCGGCATTTGGCCGGTGCGCGTTTCGATTACGAGACGGCATTCAAAACCCTTCAGTTGCCGTTGCTTGCTTTTAGCAGCGATACTATGGACAATGCCGGCATGGCTTGGTCAGAGCGCGTGCATTTTACCGCACAGGCCACCTCGACTTCGGACGTGGAGTTTCGAGTCCTCCACGACTGGGGACACTTGGATATCCTGTTCGGTTCGGAGGCCGCGCAGGAAGTCTTCGCGCCCATGGCCGAATGGATCGGGCGGCACGCAGGAGGGGAGAGGAGGCAGGAGGGCGCAAGCGCGCCGGGGCAGAAGCGACTACCGATAAGGAAGATGGAGAAGTAG
- a CDS encoding NADH-quinone oxidoreductase subunit C, with protein MNSASWLSVHNSEAAPLDALPVLSQVEFRQEVLSEIDAGARLAAFFGVPQPDETCRLILVLADDRSGSLALTSIEAHESYPALTPDCPQAHWFEREIAEQWNIRPEGHPWLKPIRFQAASRPGQTIWPETNTADILPSVTTFFQVRGAEVHEVAVGPVHAGVIEPGHFRFQCHGEHVFHLEIALGYQHRGIENALVGGPHKRTIHYMETLAGDTSVGHATAYCQAIEALADSQVSARAQALRGIALELERLANHTGDLGALAGDVGYLPTASYCGRLRGDFLNMTALLCGSRFGRGFLRPGGVGFEVESERVAQLLTRLDSTINHVAGAVNLLWETPSIRARFDDIGALTKETCRDLGLVGPAARACGLARDVRHSLPSGIFRDVQLPVSTCETGDVFARAYVRWLEIRRSAAFVSKQLKELPAGPSRSDVGPLLPRHVVAALTEGWRGEICHVALTDEQGRFFAYKVVDPSFHNWMGLAMALRNQQISDFPLCNKSFNLSYCGHDL; from the coding sequence ATGAACAGTGCAAGTTGGCTCTCGGTCCATAATAGCGAGGCGGCGCCACTGGACGCCCTCCCGGTCCTCTCCCAGGTCGAGTTTCGTCAAGAAGTGCTTTCCGAGATCGACGCCGGGGCACGCCTTGCCGCCTTCTTCGGAGTTCCCCAGCCGGACGAGACCTGTCGTTTGATCCTAGTGTTAGCGGACGACCGGTCCGGCAGTCTAGCGCTTACTTCCATAGAAGCGCACGAGTCCTACCCGGCGCTGACGCCGGACTGTCCGCAGGCGCACTGGTTCGAGCGAGAAATCGCGGAGCAGTGGAACATCCGCCCGGAAGGTCATCCCTGGCTCAAGCCGATACGCTTCCAGGCCGCATCTCGTCCCGGGCAGACGATCTGGCCGGAAACGAATACTGCCGATATTTTGCCTAGCGTCACCACATTTTTCCAAGTACGTGGTGCCGAAGTGCACGAAGTCGCGGTGGGACCGGTCCATGCCGGCGTCATCGAACCCGGTCACTTTCGCTTTCAGTGTCATGGCGAACATGTCTTCCACTTGGAGATCGCGCTCGGCTATCAGCATCGCGGGATCGAAAACGCGCTGGTCGGTGGGCCGCATAAACGGACGATCCATTACATGGAAACGCTGGCTGGCGACACGTCGGTCGGACATGCCACGGCCTACTGCCAGGCCATCGAAGCCCTGGCGGACAGCCAAGTTTCCGCGCGGGCACAGGCGTTGCGGGGGATTGCGTTGGAGCTGGAACGCCTAGCGAACCATACCGGCGACCTTGGCGCGTTAGCAGGAGATGTCGGGTATTTGCCCACGGCGTCGTATTGCGGACGGCTGCGTGGCGATTTTTTGAACATGACGGCTCTGCTCTGCGGCAGCCGGTTTGGTCGGGGCTTCCTGCGTCCAGGTGGCGTTGGGTTCGAAGTAGAGTCCGAGCGAGTAGCGCAGTTGCTCACCCGTCTCGACAGCACGATCAACCATGTCGCCGGGGCTGTGAATCTACTGTGGGAGACGCCATCCATACGCGCCCGCTTCGACGACATCGGCGCGCTGACCAAGGAAACCTGTCGAGATTTAGGGCTCGTCGGCCCGGCGGCACGCGCCTGTGGGCTCGCACGCGATGTGCGCCACTCATTGCCGAGCGGAATCTTCCGAGACGTGCAGCTCCCCGTATCGACGTGCGAGACCGGCGACGTGTTCGCCCGCGCCTATGTCCGCTGGTTGGAAATCCGGCGCTCCGCTGCTTTTGTAAGTAAACAACTGAAAGAATTGCCCGCCGGTCCATCCAGAAGCGACGTGGGTCCTTTGCTACCCAGGCACGTGGTGGCGGCGCTGACGGAGGGGTGGCGCGGCGAAATCTGCCATGTCGCGCTCACCGATGAACAAGGACGGTTCTTCGCTTATAAAGTCGTCGATCCCTCGTTCCATAATTGGATGGGACTGGCCATGGCGTTGCGTAATCAGCAGATTTCCGATTTCCCACTATGTAACAAAAGTTTCAACCTCTCTTACTGCGGTCACGATCTCTGA